Within the Desulfonatronum thiosulfatophilum genome, the region ATCCGGAGCCTTGTAGTAGGTGTGATAGGTCAGCACCATCCCGGCCTGAAAATCCCGGGCCAAAACCAGGGCCTTGCGTCGAATCAGGGCCAATGCGGGCCATAGCCAAGGTTTCCAGTAGATCCACAATGCCGGAACATGCGGACAGGGCTTCACCTCATGGCCGCGCCGGATAAGGTAGTCGTACAAGTCGCGGGCTATGGTCACATCCCCGGACAGGCGCTCATGATCCAGCGGCTTGAATGGCGTATTGAAGAGAATGCGCATGCAGCCGCGTCCGGTTCGGCTTCAGGGGGCGGATCGCCATGACTCAGGTCGAGATTTCAACCCGGATTCATGTAGATAGATTTCAGCCAGTTTCCGGGCCAGGATCCTGTTATCGAAAACCGCCTCGACCTTGGACCTGGCCGCGGGAATGATCCTGGCGCGCAGAGACTGGTCTACGAGCAACCGCTCCATGTTCGCGGCCAGGGCGACAGGGTTGTCGCACGGCGAGAGCAAACCGGTCTTTTCATGCTCCACAAGCTCCGGCACTCCGGATATGTCCGTGGCAGCCACGGGTACTCCCGTGGCCATGGCTTCGGCCACCACGTTGGGAATCCCGTCCCGGTCGCCGTTGCGGGCTTGCCGGCAGCCCAGCACGAACAGATCGGCCCCACCGTAGAGCGTGATCACGTCGTCATGGGTGATGGTCCCGACCAGACGGACCCTCTCGCCGAGTCCCAGATCCCGGATCATCACCTCAACCTTGCGTTGATCGCTGCCGCTGCCCACCAGCGTGTGCACGAAGTCCAGTCCCTTGTCCTTGAGCAGGGCCAACGCCTTGAGGATTGTGGGCAAGCCCTTCTTCTCCACAAGCCTAGCCACCGTAAGTATGGAATAGGGAGCACTCGCATGGGCAGAACGGCGCGGGGCCGTGAACAGGGCAAGATCAATTCCGTGATAGACCGTATGCACCGGCGTCCTTACCGGCAGCTGTATATCGGAATTCGCTTTCAGGCCTTCCAGATGCCGTCGATTGAAATCCGTGCAGGTAATCACGAAGCGAGCCCGGCGCATCTTTTCCAGAAGCCGGCCCGGGCCCTGGGTGTAGATGTCCTTGGCATGGGCGGTGAAGCTGAAGGGCAGACCCGCCATGGTGGCCGCGTACAGGGCCACGGAACTGGGCGTATGCGCGAAATGGGCGTGCACATGCGCGAACCTGCCCGCATCCGAATCAGTCCGCATTTTAAGGACAAGAGATCCCGCCTGCAGAAAATGCTTCAACCATGTGTGTTTCTTGGGTGCTCCGAAGTACCGTGAACGCATCAGATCCAGGCCGCGGCGGAAGGCCTGAGGGTCAGTCCGAAAAAGTCGGACATTCGCCTTTGCCAGCCGGCCAAGTCCCCAAAACAGGCTTTCCGGCAGGTAGGTCACAGGGGCCCGGATCTGCTTGACCGAAGCGTGGCTGAAGCTTTCCCTGGGCCGGCGCATGGAAAAAATATGGATCCGAAAGCCGAGTTCCTCCAGTAGCCGGATCTCATTGGAGATGAAGGTCTCGGAAATGCGGGGATAACCTTTCAGGACCATGGCCAGGACCGGCCTAGCCGCGAAAGCCGAATCGTCGAATGTGTATATCCCGGATGATGAATCCACTGTTTCCTTGCACTTAAGATTCAATTGGCGCTTCAGGCGTTTGGCAATGGTTCATGAACGAATCCTGGCTCAGTCAGACCAGCGATGCCAAAAAATCGAGACAAGCCGGAACATTCCAAGTTTTGTCATCAATAGTGCTGAGTAACTACAAGATCTTAAACGAAACTGCCGGATCAGGATTTCAACCCTTGCTATGCTCCACGGAATTCCGCCACTCGGCCGCGCATCTTCTCCAGCCCGGTCATGGAAAAGGCCGTCACAGCGTCAATATAGCTCTGCGGGTGATCCAGCAGCACTTCGGTCTTTTGGCGCAGCAATTCCGGAGTCATGGCATCCCAGGGGATATACTCCACAAGACCGCGCTGGCTCATGACCATGGCCCTGATCTGCTGTTCCATGCGCGGGTTGTTTCTCGGGATCAACAGCGACGGCTTGTTGAGGGACAAGATCTCGCAGACCGTATTGTAACCACCCATGGACACGACCAAATCCGAGCAGGCGATCTTCTTTTCAAGGCTTTTGCAGAAGCCGGCGAAACGCACTCCCTGACGCTTCGCCCGTTCCGCGAGCTGGTCACGCCTCTCGCCCGAGAGGAACGGACCGGTGATCATCTGGGTCGAAAAAGGAGGATTCGGCCATTTTTCCAGCATGGTCAGCCAGTTATCCAGAACAGCATACCCGTCACCGCCGCCCCCGATGGTGACAAGCACCTGTTGCTTGCGGCCCGGAGGCCGGCTGCCATTCCCAGACCCATTCAGGCAGGACGGCGTCAAACGTGGAATGTAGCCCACAAAGGTCGTCTTGGCCGCGATGTTCCGGGGGATGGCATATTCGGCGATGGGATCGTAGAGATCCTGCCGACCGTAGATCCAGATCTCGTCGTACAATTTGTCCAGAATATCGTTATAGCCTTTTTCCGCCCATTCGGACCGCGTGGATTGCGCATCGTCCAGAATGTCCCGCAATCCGAGGATTACCCTGGACCGGGGACGCTTCCTTTTAAACCACTCCAAGGTGGACGATATCTCTCCTTTCAGACCCAGAGGAACCTTGTCCACAATGAAGATGTGCGGATCAAAGGCCTTGGCCGTGGCCTCGATGATGGAACGGCGGATATGAATGGCGTGGCGGGGATCGACGCGAATGGAATGGGGCAGGTAAATGGTATTGGTCTGCTTGATCATTCCGGGCATGCGAACGAAATCGATGCCCGTTGGGAAGGAATACCGGCCGGCTATGGGGGAACCGGTCAGGATGAGCACATTGACGCCGTTTTCCTGCAGGGCGGCGGCAATGGCCATGGTGCGGCGAATGTGACCCAGACCGTAGGTGTCGTGGGAGTACATCAGGATGTTGAATGTGGTCTCGCTCATCAACTCTCCCGTAACCGGCTTGCTGATTACGGTGGATATTCTGTTGGTATTCCCGAATTTCGCACACCCGCACCGTGCGGGGCGACTTCGTTGCTCAGAAAGGGCGCAAATTCTTTATGCAAATGCAAGTTCCGAAGGTACAGGTCATGTCCGGGGTGAATGTCCAGGGCCTTCTGAAAACGTTTCCCGGCCAAGTCCGGGTTGCCATCCTCCCAGTCCAACAGACCGAGATTGTTCCAGGCGTTGGACATGGCCGGGTTCAGGGCAATGCATCTTTCCCAGGCTCCCCGGGCCGCCTGACGGTCACCGGTCACGGCCAGTCGCAGTCCTTCCACGAAAGCCTGCTGCTCCGGTGAAAGCACCACCCAGTCCAGCCCCCTGCACGGACACTTGCTTACCCGGCACGGCAACGGCCTACTGTGCAGGTGAACCGAATCCCGGACATTGCCCAACTGTGTCTTGTCCCCGGAGCAACGCAGGATCGTCCCATCCGGCTCCATTCTGGTGAAGGCCATGCCACCGTAGCACGGCACTTCCTTGAAGTTGTAGACCATTTTCGCACCGGCCTGGGGATGTCCGGCGAAAATGGCCCGCACTTCGGGGCCGTAGGCTTCCGGATATCGTTTTCCCGCATGTTCCCCTTTGAACGGCCTGGGGACGATACTCACTCCTTGGCGAGCGAAGTAGTCCAGCATTTCCGGAAAACGATCAACCAGGGTTGGATGCAGGACGCAGTTGACGATAATGTTAAATCCCTTTTGCAAGAACAGAACCACATTGGAAATAAAGGAATCCACGCCCTTGACCCGCTCCCGCTCTTCGATGTGCAGAGAGGCGTAGACATAAGACACACGGGACGGATCGATTTTTTCCACAAAATCCCGGACCCTGGAGGAAATGCTGAGGTTGGAGTCCAGGCCAATGTAATGGTTGCGAGTCAAAGCTTGGCAGATGTCGATGAAACCGGGATAAAGCAGCGGCTCTCCGCCGGTTAGGCCGACCACCCACGACCTGTCGCGCTGGTCGGTGACCCCGCCGATTTCTGAGTATTGGACTGGATTTTCGTCCAGAAGCTTCAGAACTGGTTCAACCGGCAAGACGTCCGTCACCGGCGACGCATCATGCGGATAATAACAGTAGGAACATCGAAAGTTGCACTTTCTGGTCATGTTCCACATCAGGTTGTTGGGACTTGCAAGCCGATTCCCGGTCATCGCTCCCAAAACATGAGCAGTCGGCATCTGTTCGGCATTCATCATTTTGTCTTTTCCATTGTCTTTCCCGTCTCATTCCCGCAAGCCCGGCCCTTGAACCCGAAAAAGAACTTCAGCGTCTTCTTCACGCCGTCCGAGAAAATCTTTTCGCTCAGGTGCCTGCCAGCGACGCGTTTGTTGATTTCGGCCAGGGTGGGATAGGGGTGCACGGCTCCGGCCATGGTTGACAGTTTGACCTTGCCGTTGACCACGGCCACCCATTCGGACAGCAGCTCTCCGGCCCGCGGACCGACGATCTGCACGCCCAGGGGTTTGTTCTTTCTGTCTAACAGCAGCTTGATCCGTCCCTCCCGTTCCTCCTCGGCCAGGCTGCGGTCGTTCTCGGCGAATTCCTCGGTCCAGAGCGTATACTCCAAACCCTGCTGCCGGGCCTGTTTCTCGTTCAGCCCCAGGCTTGCAAATTCCGGGTCAGTGTAGGTGCAGGCCGGCATCCAGGTGTAATCAGCCTTGCGCGGCAGGTGGAAGACGGCGTTGGCCACCACCACCCCGCCTTCGTAACCGGCGGCGTGGGTGAATTGGTAGGCTCCGGTGACGTCGCCGCAGGCAAAGATGTGCTTTTGCGAGGTCCGCAGCCGCGCATCGACCTTGATGCCCTTGTGGTCATGCTCCACACGCACGCCGCTCAGGCCAAGCCCGTGAACCGTCGCCTTGCGGCCCAGGGCCACCAACAGGGCCGCGGCCTTGACCGACGACTCTTCCCCGTTCCCGGTCCTGAAAAAAATCTCCCGCTCATGACCCAGATCCCGAACCCGCAGCAATTCAGTATTCAGATGAAACCGCACGCCCTCCCGCTCCAGAATGGTCTGGACCAGTCCGGCCATGTCCTCGTCCTCCTTGGAGAGGATCTGGCCGCTGCGCTGGATCACCTCCACCCTGGAACCAAGGCGGGCGAAGGCCTGAGCCAGCTCCACGGCAATGGGTCCCCCGCCGAGGATCGCCAGGGAGGACGGCAAGGCATCCAGAGAGAAAATCTCCCGGTTCGTCAGGTAGGGCGTTGCATCAAGCCCCTCCAACGGCGGCACCGCTGCTGAAGAACCTGTAGCGACAACCCAAGTCTTGGACGAGACTCTTTCTGCTTTGCCGTCATTTGTCTCGATGAGCACCTGATGGTCGTCCAGAAACACGGCCCGACCGAACTTCACCTGAACGCCAAGTCCGCAGAATCGCTCCGGCGAATCATGGGGCTGGATCGTGGCGATGACGCGTTGGATGCGCTCCCGGACCCGACGAAAATCCACCGCCGGAACGTCCATGTCCGGCAACCCGTACCGTGCGGCGTTCTTCATCTGGTGATAGACATGCGAGGTCCTGATCAGGGTCTTGCTGGGCACGCAGCCGTAGTGCAGGCAGTCTCCCCCCAGGTTCGGCTCCTGCTCCACAAGCAATGTTTTCGCCCCGGCCTGGGAAGCCCCCGCGGCAACCGTCAATCCCGCCGCGCCCGCGCCGATCACGGCGATGTCATAGTCGTATTTCGGCATATTCTTGTCTCCGTCATGTTGAATTTATTCCGCAACTACTCAGCTGCGTTCCGGCATGTCCTTTCTGGACCTGTACCAGGCCATGATCTTTTTGGTGGCCAGGGGAAAGATGCCCAGCAGGACAAACGAGAGAATCAGTCCCGGCGAGAGGATGTCGCCCATGGACTCGATCCGGCCCAGTTCCCGGCCGGCGTTCACGTAGACGAGAGTGCCGGGCAGCATGCCGACCTGGGAGACCCAGAAGAAGGTGCGCAGTTTCATCCGGGTCAGGCCCATGACCAGGTTGATTATCCAGAACGGAAAAATCGGCACCAGGCGGAGCGTGAACAGATAGAAGGAACCTTCCCGCTCGACGCCCTCGTTGACCGTAGCCAGACGCTGTCCGAATCGACGCTGCACCCAGTCCCGCAGCACGAAGCGAGAGGCCAGGCAGGCCAGGGTGGCCCCGATGGTGCTTGCAAAGGATACCACCACCGTCCCCACCAGCAGCCCGAACAATGCTCCCCCGGCCAGGGTCAGAACAGCGGCTCCGGGCAACGACAGAGAGGTGGCCAGAATGTACACGGCCATGTACACGGCGATGACCGTAAACGTCTTGTCCGCGTACAGAGCCTGGAAGCGATGCTGAGAGTCCTTGATGTAGTCCAGGGAAAGGTACTGCCCCAGGTCAAAGAGGAAAAACGCTCCAATCAAGGCAACCACGACCAGTATTAAAACGCTCTTCAGCAAATTTTTCGACTGCATCACCCTTCCTTGTCGCTCTTAAAAGGAGCCCTGACGACCCATTGTTGTTTCGATGTAACTACTCAGCAGAGCCAGAAAAAGATCTGGATACCGGCCTTCGCCGGTATGACTAAGGTGGAAACTGCTTGCTCCGATTCGTCATTCCGGTGAAAGCCGGAATCCAGTGCTGGAGAACGGTCATGCACATATGTGCTGAATAGTTACTTTCGATTTAAACTACGCCAACACCCACATCCGCCACGGTTAATCTAGCCGGAAGAGGGCAAATAGAAACCTCCGCCGGAACGCGGTCTGCTCCATTCCCCGGCAATGGCTTTGGCCAGAGTTTCGCCGAGACGACGCGCGGCCAGAACAACATCCGGATTGTCCTCGAACCGCAAAAAAATATCCTTGCTTACTCGCGTAAAGGATTGAAAATCCTTTTCCCTCCAGGTCAAGGCCGGAATGCCGACCGGACATTTCGGTCCCAGTCCGCAGGAAAAACAAGGAGGCGTATCGGACGTGAAAAGAGCCGCCCCGATCACGTTGCAGAAGTAGATATTTTTTAAGTAACCGGCCATGTCCTGAGCAGCCTTTTGCGGCGCCTCGCCTCCGACCGCCACGATCGCCGCCGGCATGTTCCTGAAGACCGGCTCCTGATGGTACAGCGGAAACAGACGCTCCAAAAATACATGCGCCAGGGAGTTCATACGTCCGTTGTAATTGACCCCACCCATGATGAGACCGTCAATTTGCTCAAATCGCGGGTAGAGGGATCGCATGTCGTCATCCTGGACGCAGCGTTTGCTCTGAGCGCACTTTACGCAACCGGCACAGGGGGAAATTGACAAATCGGCCAGCCGGATCAATTCATACTCATGGCCTGAAGCCTGGGCGGCCTGAATGACCATCCTTTCCAGATTGCCTCGTTTTCGTGGGCTGGAGTGCACGGCAAGGATCACGTTTCAATCTCCTTTTCGGCCACTTCTTAAAACCTGCCTTTGATCACGTCCATGGCAAACTCCTTTTTATGCAATTCATGGGGCAACTATTCAGCCATTTTCGCTGAAAACGAGAACTGGTCCGGGTTGTCTTGATTTTGCGGTCTCGCATGTTTGACTGAGCCAGGATTCATTGATCGAACCATTGCATGACACTTGGAGCACAAAATGATGTTTATACAAGCAATGGTTCGCTGTTACGAAGCCGGCGAAAGGAGTTTGCGGGGCCGCAAAATCAAGGCAACCCGGACCAAGCTGAATAGTTACTTCATGGGATCGATTTCCGCTGCTTATTCAAGTTCCTTGTCCAGGTTCACGGCCGCGCTGATCAGGGCCAGGTGGGTGAAGGCTTGTGGGAAGTTGCCCAGGGCTTCGCCGCAGGGACCGGTTTCCTCGGAATAAAGGCCCACGTGGTTGGCGTACCCGAGCATGCGCTCGAACATCAACCGCGCGTCTTCCAGGCGTTTCGGGTCCGTGCGTCCGGCCCGGGTCAACGCCTCCACAAGCCAGAAGCTGCAGATGTTGAAAGTTGCTTCCTCGCCGGCCAGTCCGTCACCGGATGTGTTCACGTTGTAACGATGGGTCAGACTGTTGGAAACCAGCCCGCCTTGTTGCGGGGGCTTCAGGATTTCGTCCAGGGTGGAGAGCATCCGCTTGTCCATGGGAGCGACAAAAAACGTCAACGGCATGAGCAGATTGGACGCATCCAGGGCATCGCTGCCATAGGATTGCACAAAGGCCCCACGATCCTGGTTCCAGCCCTGGGTCATAATCTCCTCGTAAACGGCATCCCGCGCAGCCAGCCAGCGCTCCCGGTCAGCGGGAAACGAACGTTTCTCCGCCAGGCGCAAGCCCCTGTCCAAAGCAACCCAGCACATCAGTTTGGAATAGGTGAAATGGCGGCTGCCGCCGCGCATCTCCCAGATCCCCTTGTCTTCGCGTTGCCAGTTGTCCACGACCCAGTTGATCAGCTTGCGTAGCTGGACCCAGAAGTCATGAGAAATCGGCGCGCCATGCTTGTTGTACAAGTACACCGAGTCCATCAGCTCGCCGTAGATGTCCAGCTGCAGCTGATTGCAGGCCCCGTTGCCCACGCGCACCGGCCGGGAGCCGCGATATCCCTTGAGATGATCCAGGGTTGTCTCGGTCAAGTCGTGCCGGCCGTCGATGCCGTACATAATCTGCAGGGAGCCGTCCGGATTGGGCTCGCGGGTGCGGGCCTCGATCCAGTGCATGAAGCACCCGGCCTCCTCGGTAAAGCCGATGCGTTGCAGGGCGTAGAGGGTGAAGGCCGCGTCGCGGATCCAAGTGTAGCGGTAGTCCCAGTTTCGCTCCCCGCCCACGTCCTCCGGCAGCCCGGCGGTCGGCGCGGCCACGATGGCCCCGGTGGGATCGAAGGTCAGCATTTTCAGGGTCAATGCGGAACGGTGGACCATTTCCCGCCACCTTCCCTTGTAAGTGGACTTGCCGATCCATTTTCGCCAGAAGTTCACCGTGCTCCGGAAAAGTTCCTCGGACTCCTGGTCTGGAACAGCCGGACTGCAACCGGCGTCCTCCGGAATCTGATGCAGAACAAAGGTCAGACTTTCGTTTTCCTCGAGATGAAACGCGCTCGCCGCTCCCGGTGCGGCATGTCCGTCACCGGCTTCAAGCGACGTGAAGGGCGGTTGGCCGCTCAGGGCCATATGCAGTCCTGGGCCGCGGAAGATCACCCCTCGACCCGTGATGACCACTTCGCCTTGTGATCGGGCGTAATCAAAGGCAGGCCGACATTCCAGACTGAAGTCCATATTTCCGCGAACCATGGTTAACCGACGAACGACACGATGTTGACGCTCATCACCCTCACCACGAACAACGGGCATGAAATCCACCAGTTCGGCAACGCCTTTTGTCGTAAAGAACCGTGTCACCAGAACATTGGTTTCCGGCCAGTAGAGCTGTTTCGTGGTCACTCCATCCGCGACGCTCGGCGAGATCTGGAAAAAACCGCCTTGCTCGTCGTCCAGGATGGCGGCAAAAATGCTCGGCGAATCGAAATGGGGGAAACAGAGCCAGTCGATGGAGCCGTTGACCCCGACCAAAGCCGAGGTACGCATGTTCCCGATCAGGGCGTAATTGTCGATAGGCTGATAGGCCATGGCAATACCTCTTTTGTGAGTACGATCCGGCAAGCAATGTCGCGGGATTGGATGCGTTTACCTTGGAAAGTTTGGCCCCGGCGGCAAATCCGGGGGGAGAAAATCATCCCCCGTCCATGACAAGGCCAGCGCCGTGCCGAGTGGTTCCAAAAAACCTTCTTGTCTTCGGTTACCCGGATTTCTTGAAATACCTGATCAGGGCCAGCGAGTCCTTCGCGGTCAGCCGGCCGATGGCGCCATTGCTGTAACAGCCCAAGGAGACCTTCCTATCCGGAGCGATGATAAAGCCGGCCGCATGCAGGAACTTCTTCTCGGGTTCGAAGTAAGCGCCGATAGTATTGGAAACCTCCTCCGTGTTCAGACCGTAGGCCACGGGATACGTAACTCCTGCTTTCTCCATGATCTCATTGGCCTTGTCCAAGGAATCCACCGACGCTGCTAGGATTGAAATCCCTTCGGATTGAAATGCCGCGAAGGATGCCTGAAAGTCAGCCAACTGCTGACGGCAGAACATTCACCAGTGGCCTCGATAGACGAGAAAAAGGCCGTATGCTCCTTTAAACCAGTCGGGAACGTCGATCACCTCCCCGGATGTCAGCCGAACCTGCATTTTCGGAAATAAATCTCCCGCATCCAAACCAAAACCGATCTTCGCCATGACGTCCTCCTCATCTGCGTGTTGAAAAGTTACTTCATCGACAGTCCGTGCAAAAAATCAAGTGCAAGGAGCAGCGACTTTGCGAGAGGATTTTTTCAACGAACGGATATGTTACAGGATCCTGATCCAAGTCAAAAGAATATGAAACCGAAGTTAAAGCACGATAAAACATAATCAACAGACAAGAGCAAATTCGATCGTGGACGCCCCTTTCTCACTGCCACGAATAATCAAACTACTGCAGACCTGTAGAAGTAAATACCAAATTTCCCGTATGGCATTCATTCATACCCGCTCTTATTTTCAACTAACCATAAGGTCAGCTGTCTACAAGGGCTTCTTGATTATAGAGACGCAAAAGGCTTTTGACATCATCGAACACTCTCGCCCACAAGAAACGCCTCGCACGCGCGCCAAGGTCATTAACCAAGCTTGTTCACCCCCACTTGTCGTTCTGTAAGCTTCGAAAATATAATATATTTCCACATACACCTAGCCCACATCAGGTGCAAACTCAGGAGGTATCGTATGAACAGACAGGAGATTCTAAGTCAGGCCAAAGAGAACTTCGGCATTGAACCGGATTGGATGAGCGACATGCCGGACTCCGTCCTTGAACAATACTGGGCTACTTTAAGCTGGGTGCTGGCTGATACGAAAATGGCCGCGCGCGATAAGGCGCTGGTCGCCTTTGGAGCTGCCTCGGCTATTCACTGCGGCTATTGAACTCCGTTTCACACGGCGCAGTTGGCGCTGAACGGGTTTACCGATCAACAGATCAAGGAAGCGGGTTGGACCGTGCAAAGCGTAGCCGGTGCCAGCGCATACCTCTACGGTATTGGTTACGATGTGGAGAAGTTCAAGAAAGAAATAGATTCAATAGTCGAGCACATCAAGAAAACCGCAAAATAACGTCTTCAGGGTTGAGTGGAAGTGATGAGGAGCCCTACTTTGCTCGTGGCGCTCAGACTCGAATATTAATTATGGCCAACGGCAAGGAGTAATCATGACCAGCAAATACATACTTCGAATCTGTGCCGCACTTCTCGCACTGAGTGCCGGTTTGAGCACATTCGCTTTGGCTCAGCAAAAGGCAGAACACGAAGTTCAACTTGGGGTCGTCAACTTTCCCATCTCTTGCAACGAAAAAGCGCAAGAGGAATTTCATACGGGCTTGGCTCACCTGCATCACATGATGTACGAACAGGCACGCCCGCATTTTGAAGAGGCGGCGAAAGTCGATCCCTCGTGTGCAATGTCTCATTGGGGCATTGCCATGACGAGCTTTCAGCCGCTCTGGCATCCCACGTCCCCGGAGGGACTTGAACGTGGTCAAGCGGCGTTGGCAAGGGCTCGGGAACTCGGCGCGCCCACTGAGCGCGAGAAAGGTTACATCGCGGCAGTCGAGGCTTTTTTTACCGACCCTGAATCTCGGAGAGAAAGCCCCGCGCGGGATCACGAGGCACGGGTCAGGGCCTGGTTGGAAGCCCAGCGCGAGCTGCATGAATCCTATCCTGAAGACGTAGATGCAGCGGCGTTTTACGCCCTGGCCGAGGTCTGCTACGCGATGACCCAATTCTCTCCACACGAGGAGCGGGACTTCACCCGCGAACGCAGGGCGGGAGCCTTGATCGAGGAATATTTCGAGGACCATCCGGAGCATCCCGGCCTTTTTCACTACCTCC harbors:
- a CDS encoding glycoside hydrolase family 15 protein is translated as MAYQPIDNYALIGNMRTSALVGVNGSIDWLCFPHFDSPSIFAAILDDEQGGFFQISPSVADGVTTKQLYWPETNVLVTRFFTTKGVAELVDFMPVVRGEGDERQHRVVRRLTMVRGNMDFSLECRPAFDYARSQGEVVITGRGVIFRGPGLHMALSGQPPFTSLEAGDGHAAPGAASAFHLEENESLTFVLHQIPEDAGCSPAVPDQESEELFRSTVNFWRKWIGKSTYKGRWREMVHRSALTLKMLTFDPTGAIVAAPTAGLPEDVGGERNWDYRYTWIRDAAFTLYALQRIGFTEEAGCFMHWIEARTREPNPDGSLQIMYGIDGRHDLTETTLDHLKGYRGSRPVRVGNGACNQLQLDIYGELMDSVYLYNKHGAPISHDFWVQLRKLINWVVDNWQREDKGIWEMRGGSRHFTYSKLMCWVALDRGLRLAEKRSFPADRERWLAARDAVYEEIMTQGWNQDRGAFVQSYGSDALDASNLLMPLTFFVAPMDKRMLSTLDEILKPPQQGGLVSNSLTHRYNVNTSGDGLAGEEATFNICSFWLVEALTRAGRTDPKRLEDARLMFERMLGYANHVGLYSEETGPCGEALGNFPQAFTHLALISAAVNLDKELE
- a CDS encoding dihydrolipoyl dehydrogenase family protein, with translation MPKYDYDIAVIGAGAAGLTVAAGASQAGAKTLLVEQEPNLGGDCLHYGCVPSKTLIRTSHVYHQMKNAARYGLPDMDVPAVDFRRVRERIQRVIATIQPHDSPERFCGLGVQVKFGRAVFLDDHQVLIETNDGKAERVSSKTWVVATGSSAAVPPLEGLDATPYLTNREIFSLDALPSSLAILGGGPIAVELAQAFARLGSRVEVIQRSGQILSKEDEDMAGLVQTILEREGVRFHLNTELLRVRDLGHEREIFFRTGNGEESSVKAAALLVALGRKATVHGLGLSGVRVEHDHKGIKVDARLRTSQKHIFACGDVTGAYQFTHAAGYEGGVVVANAVFHLPRKADYTWMPACTYTDPEFASLGLNEKQARQQGLEYTLWTEEFAENDRSLAEEEREGRIKLLLDRKNKPLGVQIVGPRAGELLSEWVAVVNGKVKLSTMAGAVHPYPTLAEINKRVAGRHLSEKIFSDGVKKTLKFFFGFKGRACGNETGKTMEKTK
- a CDS encoding radical SAM protein, whose product is MMNAEQMPTAHVLGAMTGNRLASPNNLMWNMTRKCNFRCSYCYYPHDASPVTDVLPVEPVLKLLDENPVQYSEIGGVTDQRDRSWVVGLTGGEPLLYPGFIDICQALTRNHYIGLDSNLSISSRVRDFVEKIDPSRVSYVYASLHIEERERVKGVDSFISNVVLFLQKGFNIIVNCVLHPTLVDRFPEMLDYFARQGVSIVPRPFKGEHAGKRYPEAYGPEVRAIFAGHPQAGAKMVYNFKEVPCYGGMAFTRMEPDGTILRCSGDKTQLGNVRDSVHLHSRPLPCRVSKCPCRGLDWVVLSPEQQAFVEGLRLAVTGDRQAARGAWERCIALNPAMSNAWNNLGLLDWEDGNPDLAGKRFQKALDIHPGHDLYLRNLHLHKEFAPFLSNEVAPHGAGVRNSGIPTEYPP
- a CDS encoding peroxiredoxin family protein, producing the protein MFCRQQLADFQASFAAFQSEGISILAASVDSLDKANEIMEKAGVTYPVAYGLNTEEVSNTIGAYFEPEKKFLHAAGFIIAPDRKVSLGCYSNGAIGRLTAKDSLALIRYFKKSG
- a CDS encoding TVP38/TMEM64 family protein; translation: MQSKNLLKSVLILVVVALIGAFFLFDLGQYLSLDYIKDSQHRFQALYADKTFTVIAVYMAVYILATSLSLPGAAVLTLAGGALFGLLVGTVVVSFASTIGATLACLASRFVLRDWVQRRFGQRLATVNEGVEREGSFYLFTLRLVPIFPFWIINLVMGLTRMKLRTFFWVSQVGMLPGTLVYVNAGRELGRIESMGDILSPGLILSFVLLGIFPLATKKIMAWYRSRKDMPERS
- a CDS encoding flavodoxin family protein, with translation MILAVHSSPRKRGNLERMVIQAAQASGHEYELIRLADLSISPCAGCVKCAQSKRCVQDDDMRSLYPRFEQIDGLIMGGVNYNGRMNSLAHVFLERLFPLYHQEPVFRNMPAAIVAVGGEAPQKAAQDMAGYLKNIYFCNVIGAALFTSDTPPCFSCGLGPKCPVGIPALTWREKDFQSFTRVSKDIFLRFEDNPDVVLAARRLGETLAKAIAGEWSRPRSGGGFYLPSSG
- a CDS encoding glycosyltransferase family 4 protein, encoding MVLKGYPRISETFISNEIRLLEELGFRIHIFSMRRPRESFSHASVKQIRAPVTYLPESLFWGLGRLAKANVRLFRTDPQAFRRGLDLMRSRYFGAPKKHTWLKHFLQAGSLVLKMRTDSDAGRFAHVHAHFAHTPSSVALYAATMAGLPFSFTAHAKDIYTQGPGRLLEKMRRARFVITCTDFNRRHLEGLKANSDIQLPVRTPVHTVYHGIDLALFTAPRRSAHASAPYSILTVARLVEKKGLPTILKALALLKDKGLDFVHTLVGSGSDQRKVEVMIRDLGLGERVRLVGTITHDDVITLYGGADLFVLGCRQARNGDRDGIPNVVAEAMATGVPVAATDISGVPELVEHEKTGLLSPCDNPVALAANMERLLVDQSLRARIIPAARSKVEAVFDNRILARKLAEIYLHESGLKSRPESWRSAP
- a CDS encoding glycosyltransferase family protein, with product MSETTFNILMYSHDTYGLGHIRRTMAIAAALQENGVNVLILTGSPIAGRYSFPTGIDFVRMPGMIKQTNTIYLPHSIRVDPRHAIHIRRSIIEATAKAFDPHIFIVDKVPLGLKGEISSTLEWFKRKRPRSRVILGLRDILDDAQSTRSEWAEKGYNDILDKLYDEIWIYGRQDLYDPIAEYAIPRNIAAKTTFVGYIPRLTPSCLNGSGNGSRPPGRKQQVLVTIGGGGDGYAVLDNWLTMLEKWPNPPFSTQMITGPFLSGERRDQLAERAKRQGVRFAGFCKSLEKKIACSDLVVSMGGYNTVCEILSLNKPSLLIPRNNPRMEQQIRAMVMSQRGLVEYIPWDAMTPELLRQKTEVLLDHPQSYIDAVTAFSMTGLEKMRGRVAEFRGA